A DNA window from Bradyrhizobium barranii subsp. barranii contains the following coding sequences:
- a CDS encoding cupin domain-containing protein, which produces MTGHDHTHSHHDHDHDDRWKHDGVRVIPGNQLDTNVPSTAGMDRAAAINFARVGAQKLWAGTVSIKPDAKTGAHHHGHLESVIYVVKGKARMRWGESLQFTAEAGPGDFIFVPPYVPHQEINASRDEVLECVLVRSDGEAVAINLDIEPVEKPETVLWIDPVHRDPNEKK; this is translated from the coding sequence ATGACCGGCCATGACCACACGCATTCCCACCATGACCACGATCATGACGATCGCTGGAAACATGACGGTGTGCGCGTCATTCCCGGCAATCAGCTCGATACCAACGTGCCGTCGACGGCCGGCATGGACCGCGCGGCCGCAATCAATTTCGCGCGCGTCGGCGCGCAGAAATTGTGGGCGGGCACGGTCAGCATCAAGCCGGACGCCAAGACCGGTGCGCATCACCACGGCCATCTCGAAAGCGTCATCTACGTGGTGAAGGGCAAGGCGCGGATGCGCTGGGGCGAGAGCCTGCAATTCACCGCGGAGGCCGGCCCCGGCGATTTCATCTTCGTCCCGCCCTACGTGCCGCATCAGGAGATCAACGCCAGCCGGGACGAGGTGCTGGAATGCGTGCTGGTGCGCAGCGACGGCGAGGCGGTCGCGATCAACCTCGACATCGAGCCGGTCGAGAAGCCCGAGACCGTGCTGTGGATCGACCCCGTCCACCGGGATCCCAACGAGAAGAAGTAA
- a CDS encoding VOC family protein: MPKMIFVNLPVTDLKRATAFYEAVGAVRNPQFSDETASCMVFSETIFAMLLTHDKFRKFTPKPIADAKTSNQVLLCLSADSRVEVDDVVGKAEAAGGVADPSPKDEYSFMYGRSFEDPDGHMWGVNWMDMAAFAAQSDMANA, encoded by the coding sequence ATGCCCAAAATGATTTTCGTCAATCTGCCGGTGACCGACCTCAAGCGCGCGACGGCCTTTTACGAGGCGGTCGGTGCGGTCAGGAACCCGCAATTCAGCGACGAGACGGCGAGCTGCATGGTCTTCTCCGAGACCATCTTCGCCATGCTCCTGACCCACGACAAATTCCGCAAGTTCACGCCGAAGCCGATCGCGGATGCCAAGACCTCGAACCAGGTGCTGCTCTGCCTCTCGGCCGACAGCCGCGTCGAGGTCGATGACGTCGTCGGCAAGGCCGAGGCCGCGGGCGGTGTGGCCGATCCAAGCCCGAAGGACGAATACAGCTTCATGTACGGCCGCAGCTTCGAGGATCCGGACGGTCATATGTGGGGCGTGAACTGGATGGACATGGCAGCCTTCGCCGCGCAGTCCGACATGGCGAACGCCTGA
- a CDS encoding VOC family protein, which translates to MSKLVPCMWFNGDAEEAAKFYVSLVPNSEITHVQRNVSDGPSGKTGSVLVVEFTVAGQPLVALNGGMKVEYTHAISLMIHCDDQVQVNSVWSAFLAHGGKEQQCGWISDRWGVSWQVVPKVMFEFLSSPDKAAAARAMQAMMKMVKLDVDVLRRAFEGKSAA; encoded by the coding sequence ATGTCCAAGCTCGTGCCCTGCATGTGGTTCAACGGCGATGCCGAGGAAGCCGCGAAGTTCTACGTGTCGCTCGTTCCGAACTCGGAAATCACGCACGTCCAGCGCAACGTTTCGGACGGCCCGTCCGGCAAGACAGGCTCCGTGCTCGTCGTCGAGTTCACGGTGGCCGGGCAGCCCCTGGTCGCGCTCAACGGCGGCATGAAGGTGGAATATACCCACGCAATCTCGCTGATGATCCATTGCGACGATCAAGTTCAGGTCAACAGCGTCTGGAGCGCGTTCCTTGCTCATGGCGGCAAGGAGCAGCAGTGCGGCTGGATCAGCGATCGCTGGGGCGTATCCTGGCAGGTGGTGCCGAAGGTGATGTTCGAATTCCTGTCGAGCCCCGACAAGGCAGCGGCTGCGCGCGCGATGCAAGCCATGATGAAGATGGTGAAGCTGGACGTGGATGTCTTACGTCGCGCGTTCGAGGGCAAGTCGGCGGCGTGA
- a CDS encoding FecR family protein, with product MNLRFWLFPTLLSALVCAAPCAQAQTRVGEAVVIQNDVVRVATTTTPISVGDSMLRDETVRTGADSAARFVMADSTNLSLGPSATLKLDRTVFNDEHSYRDVAIRMTTGAFRFVTGHSEKTAYKITTPLATIGVRGTTLDILSQRGRSVVVLQDGAASVCTTSSQCVQLTQPGDTAIITSAGGKVSITKTNTPPWTFAANCAASAGLCSVNQYADASPTITPAVHDDGMLCGR from the coding sequence ATGAATTTGCGTTTCTGGCTTTTCCCAACTCTGTTGTCGGCACTCGTCTGCGCGGCGCCTTGCGCGCAGGCGCAGACGCGCGTCGGCGAAGCCGTCGTGATCCAGAACGACGTGGTGCGCGTGGCCACGACCACGACGCCGATCAGTGTCGGCGACAGCATGCTGCGCGACGAGACCGTGCGCACCGGTGCCGACAGCGCCGCGCGCTTCGTCATGGCCGACAGCACCAACCTCTCGCTGGGCCCGAGCGCCACGCTGAAGCTCGACCGCACCGTCTTCAACGACGAGCACAGCTATCGCGACGTCGCGATCCGCATGACCACAGGCGCATTCCGTTTCGTCACCGGACATTCGGAAAAGACCGCCTACAAGATCACGACACCGCTCGCGACCATCGGCGTTCGCGGCACCACGCTCGACATCCTCTCCCAGCGCGGCCGCTCCGTCGTCGTGCTCCAGGACGGTGCCGCCAGCGTCTGCACGACGAGCTCCCAGTGCGTGCAGCTCACCCAGCCCGGCGACACCGCAATCATCACCTCGGCCGGCGGCAAGGTCAGCATCACCAAGACCAACACGCCGCCCTGGACCTTTGCCGCCAATTGCGCCGCAAGCGCCGGGCTGTGCTCGGTCAACCAGTATGCGGACGCCTCGCCGACCATCACGCCTGCCGTCCACGACGACGGCATGCTGTGCGGGCGGTGA
- a CDS encoding phospholipid carrier-dependent glycosyltransferase, with protein sequence MWRNYHKRRWTCVMLSDSCGRMRSMKSAVFVFLRGEADLPRKIAPQQPFELPAVPKVSQSAVIAVAIFLVAHLALLIGLTAPEKFVFDEVHYVPAARQMLAPTLSQPMLNPMHPPLAKELIAASIAAFGDNALGWRYPSTLFGALAIVAIYLCGLALFSAQGPAIAAAAIAGFNQMLYVQARIAMLDIYALGFGLLAIAAFMHGFRRERPHALFALAGALFGLAAVCKWSGLFPLGICIVVVAVIRLMQGWRTLFADAKPSDWYRPDLWPDLRVQHVALCFAVLPALTYLAAFVPLYGASLPDLIEAQRRIFADNTTTAIAGHTYMSAWPSWPLLARPVWFLFDKTSENNVSAIVFLGNPLVAWPALLALAVVLRDFIVARRWDAFLIAAFYFGSWLAWALLPRTLGFLYYYLPAATVASLALVYVLRREGLPRWLLWAYVGGAAIGFAVMLPISAAFIGTSMQTFNRLMLFQSWI encoded by the coding sequence ATGTGGCGAAATTATCACAAGCGGCGCTGGACGTGCGTTATGCTTAGTGACAGTTGCGGCAGAATGCGTTCAATGAAAAGTGCCGTCTTTGTTTTTCTCCGCGGTGAAGCAGATTTGCCACGCAAAATAGCCCCACAGCAGCCGTTCGAATTGCCCGCGGTTCCGAAGGTGTCGCAGAGCGCAGTGATCGCTGTCGCGATTTTCCTGGTCGCGCATCTTGCGTTGCTGATCGGCCTGACGGCGCCGGAGAAGTTCGTCTTCGACGAGGTGCACTACGTGCCGGCGGCACGGCAGATGCTGGCACCCACGCTATCGCAACCGATGCTCAACCCGATGCATCCGCCGCTGGCCAAGGAGCTGATCGCGGCATCGATCGCAGCCTTCGGCGACAATGCGCTGGGCTGGCGCTATCCGTCGACCTTGTTCGGCGCGCTCGCGATCGTCGCGATCTATCTGTGCGGGCTCGCGCTGTTCTCCGCGCAAGGCCCGGCGATCGCCGCCGCGGCGATCGCGGGCTTCAACCAGATGCTTTACGTGCAGGCGCGTATCGCCATGCTGGACATTTACGCGCTCGGATTCGGCCTGCTCGCGATTGCCGCCTTCATGCACGGCTTTCGAAGAGAGCGCCCGCATGCGTTGTTCGCGCTCGCGGGCGCCTTGTTTGGTCTCGCCGCGGTTTGCAAATGGAGCGGCCTGTTTCCGCTCGGCATCTGCATCGTTGTGGTTGCGGTGATCCGGCTGATGCAGGGCTGGCGCACGCTGTTCGCCGACGCGAAGCCGAGTGACTGGTATCGGCCCGATCTCTGGCCCGATCTTCGCGTGCAGCATGTCGCGCTCTGCTTCGCCGTGCTGCCGGCGCTGACATATCTTGCCGCCTTCGTGCCGCTCTACGGAGCGTCGCTGCCGGATCTGATCGAGGCGCAGCGCCGGATATTCGCCGACAACACCACGACCGCGATCGCCGGCCATACCTATATGAGCGCGTGGCCATCCTGGCCGCTGCTCGCGCGCCCGGTGTGGTTCCTGTTCGACAAGACCTCGGAGAACAATGTCTCCGCGATCGTCTTCCTCGGCAATCCGCTGGTCGCGTGGCCGGCGCTGCTCGCGCTCGCCGTCGTGCTGCGCGACTTCATCGTCGCGCGGCGCTGGGATGCGTTCCTGATCGCGGCGTTCTATTTCGGCTCCTGGCTCGCCTGGGCTTTGCTACCGCGCACGCTCGGCTTCCTCTACTATTATCTGCCGGCCGCAACGGTGGCGTCGCTTGCGCTGGTCTATGTGCTGCGACGGGAGGGGCTGCCGCGCTGGCTGCTGTGGGCCTATGTCGGGGGCGCGGCGATCGGCTTTGCGGTGATGCTGCCGATCTCGGCGGCCTTCATCGGCACGTCCATGCAGACGTTCAACCGGTTGATGCTGTTCCAGAGCTGGATATGA
- a CDS encoding OmpA family protein yields MTRFDRFFGLKAITLTAALSMTAGLAFAGDNVSANQILDALKPKPATRGLSVGPQADPTAQAKEATFLNTVRNRSTRSLSMGEREQIAELAATKPRIDLEIQFDYNSADIAKTSVPSVQALGKALSDPSLKGSTFVVAGHTDAVGGEEYNQGLSERRADTIKKYLVQNYSLNGTDLVTVGYGKTKLKDTANGADPINRRVQVVNMEAKTTASK; encoded by the coding sequence ATGACCCGTTTTGATAGGTTTTTTGGACTGAAGGCGATTACCCTCACGGCCGCGCTGTCGATGACGGCGGGCCTGGCTTTCGCCGGCGATAACGTCTCCGCCAACCAGATCCTGGATGCGCTGAAGCCGAAGCCGGCAACCCGCGGCCTGTCCGTCGGTCCGCAGGCCGATCCGACCGCGCAGGCCAAGGAAGCGACGTTCCTTAACACGGTGCGCAACCGCTCGACCCGGTCGCTCTCGATGGGCGAGCGCGAGCAGATCGCCGAGCTCGCCGCCACCAAGCCGAGGATCGATCTGGAGATCCAGTTCGACTACAACTCGGCCGACATCGCCAAGACGTCGGTGCCGTCGGTGCAGGCGCTCGGCAAGGCGCTGTCCGATCCGTCGCTGAAGGGCTCGACCTTCGTGGTCGCCGGCCACACCGATGCGGTCGGCGGCGAGGAGTACAATCAAGGGCTCTCCGAACGTCGCGCCGACACCATCAAGAAGTACCTAGTGCAGAACTATAGTCTCAACGGCACCGATCTCGTCACCGTCGGCTATGGCAAGACCAAATTGAAGGACACCGCCAACGGCGCCGACCCGATCAACCGCCGCGTTCAGGTCGTGAACATGGAAGCCAAGACGACGGCGTCCAAGTAA
- a CDS encoding winged helix-turn-helix domain-containing protein has translation MSRAPKPFPIPTTQARQIWLHAQRLDERAPFGEGARAVADAIDHLGYVQIDTINVIERSHHHILFSRIPSYRRADLRQAQSVDRSVFEYWTHALSYVPANDFRFFLPAMREHRREGHKWYASVKPADTRKVMRLLRAGPLTIRDIEDDVLTEKEHLWQSRKPSKRALQLAFYTGVATVSARQGMLKTYELMTRHFGWDKLPKPASARDITAYLLDRALRSQGVVSLDSICHLDAPSKKAIAQLVASRVRRGELVPVAIEGAGKQEHWAAPAALEPGEGAAPDLVHILSPFDPLIIQRKRTNLFFGYNHLFEAYVPKAKRKLGYFALPVLVGDEIVAALDLKTDRQAKKLLMQKWTWVGQGKKTAGRKELKRVIEEELDRFERFQLAE, from the coding sequence ATGTCACGCGCGCCCAAACCCTTTCCGATCCCCACGACACAGGCCCGGCAGATCTGGCTGCATGCCCAGCGGCTGGACGAGCGCGCGCCGTTCGGGGAGGGGGCGCGCGCGGTGGCGGATGCGATCGACCATCTCGGTTATGTGCAGATCGACACCATCAACGTCATCGAGCGCAGCCACCACCACATCCTGTTCAGCCGCATTCCGTCCTACCGGCGTGCCGATTTGCGCCAGGCCCAGAGCGTCGACCGGAGCGTGTTCGAATACTGGACCCATGCGCTGTCCTATGTGCCGGCGAACGATTTTCGCTTCTTCCTGCCGGCGATGCGCGAGCACCGGCGCGAGGGGCACAAATGGTACGCCTCGGTCAAGCCGGCCGATACGCGCAAGGTGATGCGGCTCCTGCGCGCCGGTCCGCTGACGATCCGCGACATCGAGGACGACGTGCTCACCGAGAAGGAGCATCTCTGGCAGAGCCGAAAACCCTCGAAGCGGGCTTTGCAGCTCGCCTTCTACACCGGCGTCGCGACCGTCAGCGCGCGCCAGGGCATGCTCAAGACCTATGAGCTGATGACGCGGCACTTCGGCTGGGACAAGCTGCCGAAGCCGGCGTCGGCGAGAGACATCACGGCCTATCTGCTCGACCGCGCACTGCGGTCGCAGGGCGTGGTCAGTCTGGATTCGATCTGCCACCTCGATGCGCCGAGCAAGAAGGCGATCGCGCAGTTGGTCGCCTCGCGCGTCCGCCGCGGCGAGCTCGTGCCCGTTGCGATCGAGGGCGCGGGCAAGCAGGAGCATTGGGCCGCGCCTGCGGCGCTGGAGCCGGGTGAGGGCGCTGCGCCCGATCTCGTTCACATCCTCTCGCCGTTCGATCCCCTGATCATCCAGCGCAAGCGCACCAATCTGTTCTTCGGCTACAACCACCTGTTCGAAGCCTATGTGCCGAAGGCCAAGCGCAAGCTCGGCTATTTCGCGTTGCCCGTGCTGGTCGGCGACGAGATCGTCGCGGCGCTTGACCTCAAGACCGATAGGCAGGCGAAAAAGCTGCTGATGCAGAAATGGACCTGGGTTGGGCAGGGGAAGAAGACGGCGGGGCGCAAGGAGCTGAAGCGCGTGATCGAGGAGGAGCTCGATCGCTTCGAGCGGTTTCAATTGGCGGAGTGA
- a CDS encoding ribosomal maturation YjgA family protein, whose translation MHGAQPVNTVALRQKSLIRAALALFVIACGLSLRWYGFPLGLPAFVVKYGGSLLWATMVFLLVGVLLPRLTRSRLAAIAVAIAIVVEFSRLVHAPWLDAFRLTTAGALLLGRIFSLWNLVAYAVGIAFGVWIDGLVGWAKAR comes from the coding sequence ATGCACGGGGCGCAACCGGTCAACACCGTTGCGCTGCGACAGAAATCATTGATCCGCGCCGCCCTCGCGCTGTTCGTGATCGCCTGCGGGCTGTCCTTGCGCTGGTACGGCTTTCCGCTTGGCCTTCCCGCCTTCGTCGTGAAGTACGGCGGCTCGCTGCTGTGGGCGACGATGGTGTTTCTGCTGGTCGGGGTTTTGCTGCCGCGCCTGACTCGGAGCCGACTTGCAGCCATCGCCGTGGCGATCGCGATCGTCGTCGAGTTCTCCCGGCTGGTGCATGCGCCCTGGCTCGATGCGTTTCGGCTCACCACCGCGGGCGCGCTGCTGCTCGGCCGGATCTTCTCGCTGTGGAATCTGGTGGCTTATGCGGTCGGGATTGCGTTTGGCGTTTGGATTGATGGTCTTGTAGGGTGGGCAAAGGCGCGTTAG
- a CDS encoding MFS transporter: MSQTTTYAGSAGSAKSEIETSTIRAISWRLIPFLVLGYFFSYLDRVNLGFAALTMNAELKFTPLIFSWGAGIFFIGYFIFEVPSNLALEKFGASRWIARIMVTWGIISALMALVSGVTSFYVLRFLLGVAEAGFFPGIILYLTYWYPAEYRARFLAAFAIAVPVSTVIGAPVSGLLLGLDGAMGLKGWQWLFIIEGIPSVLLGIVTWFYLTDKPEKADWLSADQKAWLKSRLDSEIAAKQAVKHLSLGEALSSPKVIMLSLVYFGFVGALYGMQFWLPQIVKAFGLTNAQTGFVTAIPYLFGTIAMILWARHSDATRERVMHVGAPLLLTAVALAVSSYLTDPTMTMVVLTVAAIGVFCCFGVFWTLPTAWLSGTAAAGAIALINSIGNLAGFGGPYLIGWVKEATGQTSTGLLVLAVLPLIAGILVFVGGHESKHEFAGQGR; the protein is encoded by the coding sequence ATGAGCCAGACCACGACCTATGCCGGTTCCGCCGGCTCAGCCAAGTCGGAAATCGAGACCTCGACGATCCGCGCCATCTCCTGGCGCCTGATTCCGTTCCTGGTGCTGGGCTACTTCTTCTCATATCTCGACCGCGTCAATCTCGGCTTCGCCGCGCTGACCATGAACGCGGAGCTGAAGTTCACGCCGCTGATCTTCTCCTGGGGCGCCGGCATCTTCTTCATCGGCTATTTCATTTTCGAGGTGCCGAGCAATCTGGCGCTGGAGAAGTTCGGCGCGAGCCGCTGGATCGCCCGCATCATGGTGACCTGGGGCATCATCTCGGCGCTGATGGCGCTGGTCAGCGGGGTGACGAGCTTCTACGTCCTGCGCTTCCTGCTTGGCGTCGCCGAGGCCGGCTTCTTCCCCGGCATCATCCTCTATCTCACCTACTGGTACCCGGCCGAGTATCGCGCCCGCTTCCTCGCCGCCTTCGCCATCGCCGTGCCGGTCTCCACCGTGATCGGCGCGCCGGTCTCGGGCCTGCTGCTCGGGCTCGACGGCGCGATGGGGCTGAAGGGCTGGCAGTGGCTGTTCATCATCGAGGGCATCCCCTCGGTGCTGCTGGGCATCGTCACCTGGTTCTATCTCACCGACAAGCCGGAGAAGGCGGACTGGCTCTCGGCCGATCAGAAGGCCTGGCTCAAGTCCAGGCTCGATTCGGAAATCGCGGCCAAGCAGGCGGTGAAGCATCTTTCGCTCGGCGAAGCGCTGTCGTCGCCGAAGGTGATCATGCTGAGCCTGGTCTATTTCGGTTTCGTCGGCGCGCTCTATGGCATGCAGTTCTGGCTGCCGCAGATCGTCAAGGCGTTCGGCCTCACCAACGCCCAGACCGGCTTTGTCACAGCGATCCCGTATCTGTTCGGCACCATCGCCATGATCCTGTGGGCGCGGCATTCCGATGCGACGCGCGAGCGCGTGATGCATGTCGGCGCGCCGCTGCTGCTCACCGCCGTTGCGCTTGCCGTCTCCTCCTATCTCACCGATCCCACCATGACGATGGTGGTGCTCACCGTCGCGGCGATCGGCGTGTTCTGCTGCTTCGGCGTGTTCTGGACCCTGCCGACCGCCTGGCTCTCCGGCACGGCGGCGGCCGGCGCCATCGCGCTGATCAACTCGATCGGCAACCTCGCCGGCTTCGGCGGGCCCTACCTGATCGGCTGGGTCAAGGAAGCCACCGGCCAGACCTCGACCGGCTTGCTGGTGCTGGCCGTCCTGCCCCTGATCGCCGGCATTTTGGTTTTTGTCGGCGGCCACGAGAGCAAGCACGAGTTCGCCGGGCAGGGGCGGTAG
- a CDS encoding efflux RND transporter periplasmic adaptor subunit, with protein MFVRSVLSSYSKLLAGVSLALMAAALAGCNDTVAEKAEPPRPVLVATAHYDAETPERSFVGTVRPRIESDLGFRVAGKVAKRLVEVGQTVEIGQPLATLDEVDLKLQAEQSVAEQTAATGVLAQAAAAEQRAKDLKAKGWTTDAAMDSSRAAADEARARLDRAVRSVELTKNSLSYATLNADARGVVTATLIEPGQVVAAGQTSIRVARFAEKEAVVAIPETLVGRAKSGAASVTLWSEPDKKYAAKLREIAPTADPSTRTYLAKFSLPEADDKVSLGMTATLTLSDAATERVARLPLSALFNEGGKPSFYVVDDNGAVTLKPVVVKSYESNDVIITSGVDEGAKIVALGVQKLDPSQRVRIVSSLSF; from the coding sequence ATGTTCGTTCGGTCAGTTTTGTCCAGCTATTCCAAGCTCTTGGCGGGTGTCTCGCTGGCCCTGATGGCCGCTGCGCTGGCCGGGTGCAATGATACCGTTGCTGAAAAGGCCGAGCCGCCGCGGCCGGTTCTGGTCGCGACCGCCCATTATGATGCCGAGACGCCGGAGCGCAGCTTTGTCGGCACCGTCAGGCCCCGGATCGAGAGCGATCTCGGTTTCCGCGTGGCCGGCAAGGTTGCCAAGCGCCTGGTCGAGGTCGGCCAGACCGTCGAAATCGGCCAGCCGCTCGCGACGCTCGACGAGGTCGATCTGAAGCTCCAGGCTGAACAGTCCGTCGCCGAGCAGACCGCTGCGACCGGCGTGCTGGCCCAGGCCGCCGCGGCCGAGCAGCGCGCCAAGGATCTGAAGGCCAAGGGCTGGACTACGGATGCGGCGATGGATTCGAGCCGCGCCGCCGCCGATGAGGCCCGCGCGCGTCTGGACCGAGCCGTGCGCTCAGTCGAGCTGACCAAGAATTCTCTTTCCTACGCGACGCTCAACGCCGACGCCCGTGGCGTCGTCACCGCAACGCTGATCGAGCCCGGCCAGGTGGTTGCCGCAGGCCAGACTTCGATCCGTGTCGCCCGCTTTGCCGAGAAGGAAGCGGTCGTCGCGATCCCTGAGACGCTGGTCGGACGTGCCAAGTCGGGCGCCGCCAGCGTCACTCTTTGGTCGGAGCCGGACAAGAAATATGCGGCCAAGCTGCGCGAGATCGCGCCGACGGCCGATCCGTCGACGCGCACCTATCTTGCAAAGTTCTCGCTGCCCGAGGCCGACGACAAGGTTTCGCTCGGCATGACCGCGACGTTGACGCTGTCGGATGCCGCGACCGAGCGCGTCGCGCGGCTGCCGCTGTCGGCGCTGTTCAACGAAGGCGGCAAGCCCTCCTTCTACGTCGTCGACGACAATGGCGCCGTCACGCTCAAGCCGGTCGTGGTGAAGTCCTACGAGAGCAACGACGTCATCATCACCAGCGGTGTCGACGAGGGCGCCAAGATCGTGGCCCTCGGCGTGCAGAAGCTCGATCCAAGCCAGCGGGTGCGGATCGTCTCGTCGCTGTCCTTCTAG